The following are encoded together in the Acetobacter vaccinii genome:
- the rplT gene encoding 50S ribosomal protein L20 — MARVKRGVTTHARHKKVLDLAKGYRGRSSTNYRIALERVEKALRYAYRDRRNKKREFRALWIQRINAAVREHGLTYSRFINGLDKAGIEIDRKVLAAIAFDDAATFAEIVKQAQAALAA; from the coding sequence ATGGCACGAGTAAAACGCGGCGTTACCACCCACGCTCGCCACAAAAAAGTTCTGGATCTGGCCAAGGGCTATCGCGGCCGGTCTTCCACCAACTACCGCATTGCGCTGGAGCGCGTCGAAAAGGCACTGCGTTATGCCTACCGCGACCGCCGCAACAAGAAGCGTGAATTCCGCGCTCTGTGGATCCAGCGTATCAACGCCGCTGTGCGTGAACATGGCCTGACCTACAGCCGTTTCATCAACGGTCTGGACAAGGCTGGTATCGAAATCGACCGTAAGGTTCTGGCCGCCATCGCTTTTGATGACGCAGCAACCTTCGCCGAGATCGTGAAGCAGGCCCAGGCAGCCCTCGCGGCCTGA
- the rpmI gene encoding 50S ribosomal protein L35, translating into MPKMKTKSSVKKRFKITATGKVLSGPCGKRHGLIKRTQKMKRTARGTQTLTVQDGRTVKQWAPYGLA; encoded by the coding sequence ATGCCCAAGATGAAGACCAAGTCGTCGGTCAAGAAGCGGTTCAAAATCACCGCGACCGGCAAGGTGCTCTCCGGCCCGTGCGGCAAGCGTCACGGCCTTATCAAGCGCACGCAGAAGATGAAGCGTACCGCCCGCGGCACGCAGACCCTGACAGTGCAGGACGGTCGTACAGTCAAGCAGTGGGCCCCCTACGGGCTGGCCTGA
- a CDS encoding SufE family protein — MDAAFVIPREETAALAIEAIADELDIFDDWMERYQYIIEMGRKLPPFPTQWCDDAHRVPGCQSQVWLQEHQEGDRLYFAGSSDAAIVCGLVALLLRVYSGRTRAEIEATEPTFLSDLGLVQALSTNRGNGVQAMAHAIRSAAAVMVG, encoded by the coding sequence ATGGACGCAGCATTTGTTATCCCCCGAGAAGAGACAGCGGCACTGGCCATAGAGGCCATTGCGGATGAGCTGGATATCTTTGATGACTGGATGGAGCGGTACCAGTACATCATAGAAATGGGCCGCAAGCTGCCGCCGTTTCCAACCCAGTGGTGTGATGATGCCCACCGCGTGCCGGGCTGTCAGAGCCAGGTCTGGTTGCAGGAGCACCAGGAGGGCGACAGGCTGTATTTTGCCGGGTCGTCCGATGCCGCCATTGTGTGTGGGTTGGTGGCGCTGCTGCTGCGTGTCTACTCCGGGCGGACCCGTGCGGAAATAGAGGCCACAGAGCCCACCTTCCTCAGTGACCTCGGGCTTGTGCAGGCTCTTTCTACCAACCGTGGCAACGGGGTGCAGGCCATGGCCCATGCCATCCGCTCGGCAGCCGCCGTTATGGTGGGTTGA
- the hslU gene encoding ATP-dependent protease ATPase subunit HslU, producing the protein MGVASFSPRETVRELDRFIVGQDDAKRAVAIALRNRWRRAQLPEGLREEVVPRNILMIGPTGCGKTEIARRLAKLAQAPFLKVEATKFTEVGYVGRDVDSIVRDLVDAAIVMLKNARRKDVEDKAAEAAEERIINVLAGEASSADTRSRFRTMLRSGQLEDKEIEITTVEPPAAGTDMPGAVPGQVINFGEMMKTFMSRGPKARKMTVAAAREHLRREETEKLLDSESLTREAVALTQESGIVFLDEIDKVCARSTEGGIKGGDVSREGVQRDLLPLIEGTTVSTKHGPVRTDHILFIASGAFHVAKPSDLLPELQGRLPIRVELSPLTRDDLRRILTDPEHSQIKQYIALMQAEGVTLEFEDAAVDALAELAADINERVENIGARRLSTVLEKLLEDISFTASERAGETVVVTADMVRDKVAPLARKGDLSRFIL; encoded by the coding sequence ATGGGAGTAGCCAGTTTTTCCCCGCGTGAGACCGTGCGCGAACTTGACCGTTTTATTGTCGGGCAGGACGATGCCAAGCGTGCAGTGGCCATAGCCCTGCGCAACCGCTGGCGCAGGGCACAGTTGCCCGAAGGCCTGCGTGAGGAAGTCGTGCCCCGCAATATCCTCATGATCGGGCCGACGGGGTGCGGCAAGACAGAAATAGCGCGCCGTCTGGCCAAGCTGGCACAGGCACCGTTTCTGAAGGTAGAAGCCACAAAGTTTACCGAGGTCGGTTACGTCGGGCGCGATGTGGATAGTATCGTGCGCGATCTGGTCGATGCCGCCATTGTCATGCTCAAGAACGCCCGCCGCAAGGATGTGGAGGATAAAGCAGCAGAAGCAGCAGAGGAGCGGATTATCAACGTTCTGGCGGGTGAGGCATCTTCAGCCGACACACGCAGTCGCTTCCGCACCATGCTGCGCAGCGGGCAGTTGGAAGACAAGGAAATCGAAATCACCACGGTTGAGCCCCCAGCCGCAGGCACGGACATGCCCGGTGCCGTGCCGGGGCAGGTCATCAACTTTGGGGAGATGATGAAAACCTTCATGAGCCGTGGCCCCAAGGCCCGTAAAATGACGGTAGCCGCTGCCCGCGAGCATCTGCGGCGTGAAGAAACGGAAAAACTGCTCGATAGCGAGTCTCTGACGCGTGAGGCCGTGGCCCTGACACAGGAAAGCGGCATTGTGTTTCTGGATGAGATCGACAAGGTCTGCGCGCGTTCGACCGAAGGCGGCATAAAGGGGGGTGATGTCTCGCGCGAGGGGGTACAGCGTGACCTGCTGCCCCTGATCGAAGGCACAACGGTCTCCACCAAGCATGGCCCGGTCAGGACAGACCATATTCTTTTTATTGCATCGGGTGCGTTCCACGTTGCCAAGCCGTCAGACCTGCTGCCCGAACTCCAGGGCCGCCTGCCGATCCGGGTTGAACTCAGCCCTCTGACGCGGGATGATTTGCGCCGGATTCTGACAGACCCCGAGCATTCCCAGATCAAGCAGTATATCGCCCTGATGCAGGCCGAAGGCGTGACACTGGAATTTGAGGACGCTGCCGTGGATGCCCTGGCGGAACTGGCGGCTGATATCAACGAGCGTGTTGAAAACATTGGTGCTCGCCGGTTGTCCACGGTGCTGGAAAAACTGCTGGAGGATATTTCCTTCACCGCGTCGGAACGGGCGGGGGAAACAGTGGTTGTCACAGCCGACATGGTGCGGGACAAGGTGGCTCCCCTGGCCCGCAAGGGCGATCTGAGCAGGTTTATTCTGTAA
- the hslV gene encoding ATP-dependent protease subunit HslV — MQNFQANSSPHDPVGWHGTTILCVRRGSQVAMAGDGQVTLGSTVIKGNARKVRRIGPSGSILAGFAGATADAFTLLERLEAKLERYPGQLERACVELAKDWRTDRYLRRLEAMMAVADTEHSYTLTGNGDVLEPEDGIVAIGSGGNYALSAARALLTVEGLSAEEIARRSMKIAGDICVYTNHSVRVETLDSAVAQGDV; from the coding sequence ATGCAGAATTTTCAAGCCAACTCCTCCCCCCATGATCCCGTCGGCTGGCACGGGACAACCATCCTGTGCGTGCGCCGGGGCAGCCAGGTCGCCATGGCAGGCGACGGGCAGGTCACGCTGGGCAGCACGGTCATCAAGGGCAATGCGCGCAAGGTCCGCCGTATTGGCCCGTCTGGTTCTATTCTGGCAGGGTTTGCAGGGGCCACGGCCGATGCCTTTACCCTGCTGGAACGGCTGGAAGCCAAGCTGGAGCGTTATCCCGGCCAGCTTGAGCGCGCCTGTGTCGAACTGGCCAAGGACTGGCGCACCGACCGCTACCTGCGGCGGCTGGAGGCCATGATGGCGGTGGCCGATACCGAACATTCCTACACCCTGACAGGCAACGGAGACGTGCTGGAGCCTGAGGATGGCATTGTGGCCATTGGGTCTGGCGGCAATTACGCGCTGTCGGCGGCCCGCGCCCTGCTGACCGTAGAAGGGCTGAGTGCTGAGGAGATCGCCCGCCGGTCCATGAAGATTGCGGGGGATATCTGTGTTTACACCAACCATTCTGTCAGGGTCGAAACCCTGGACAGTGCCGTAGCGCAGGGAGACGTCTGA
- a CDS encoding response regulator: MNTLPEAQTHPVVLVVDDEPEILVALADLLESAYSVLTASSGQEGLALLRLNPDVAVIISDQRMPGMTGDVFLAQARDVSAAGAILLTGYADIAAVEAALNRGQISFFAYKPWDDETLLSMVGQAAERYRLENELARERLLLRGLLDNLPFGLAFKDQDGCFIRLNQQMAQCFGRSVAETIGHKEEDLLDGPRLESLRQAQRELADSGRDQQVIQLPGEDGQLRWHDLTRVRLDSLRGEPAQVASILPDYSILIDRDVTDLLNLEQRLRQAQKMQAIGTLAGGIAHDFNNLLTAIQGSLELVQDLEPPKEASVSRLYQNAMDAARRGGVLTRKLLDFSRPRHLVCQRVDVRAIMEDLQGFMKRGKVPEDVRRMLDAELEGNSRFSSVDFVMPDEALPPVWTDATQLELAVFSLCINALDAQPEGGSTSVTVRQVARLLGRPVGRDHAGAWVVVQVRDRGVGMTEEMRARIFDPFFTTKDVGRGTGLGLSMIYGFISHCGGEVRVESTPGGGTSVELWFPAMDAELAEAMPAQQVEPVQPVVRVAPVAVTGQTVLVVDDEPGVRAVTSGFLQRAGYAVVQSASGAEALEAVAARSDIALVVMDVMMPGMNGGEAARRIHQLRPDLPVLFVTGYSDIGLLPEDVAVLHKPYTRAALLEGVQAMLVA; this comes from the coding sequence GTGAACACGTTGCCTGAAGCACAAACGCACCCGGTTGTGCTGGTTGTGGATGACGAGCCGGAAATTCTGGTGGCTCTGGCCGACCTGCTGGAAAGTGCGTACAGCGTGCTGACAGCCTCTTCCGGGCAGGAAGGGCTGGCCCTCTTGCGGCTTAACCCGGATGTGGCGGTTATTATTTCCGACCAGCGCATGCCGGGCATGACGGGTGATGTCTTTCTGGCTCAGGCGCGTGATGTGTCGGCGGCAGGGGCTATCCTGCTGACAGGCTATGCCGATATTGCTGCGGTCGAGGCGGCCCTCAACCGAGGGCAGATTTCCTTTTTTGCCTACAAACCGTGGGATGATGAAACGCTGCTGTCCATGGTCGGACAGGCGGCAGAACGCTACCGGCTGGAAAATGAACTGGCGCGTGAACGGCTGCTGCTGCGCGGCCTGCTGGACAATCTGCCCTTTGGTCTGGCCTTCAAGGATCAGGACGGCTGTTTCATCCGCCTGAACCAGCAGATGGCTCAGTGTTTCGGGCGTTCGGTAGCCGAGACTATCGGCCATAAGGAAGAAGACCTGCTGGACGGCCCCCGGCTGGAAAGCCTGCGCCAGGCCCAGCGGGAACTGGCGGATTCAGGGCGTGACCAGCAGGTTATCCAGCTTCCGGGTGAGGACGGGCAACTGCGCTGGCATGACCTGACACGCGTGCGCCTTGATAGCCTGCGGGGGGAGCCCGCGCAGGTGGCTTCCATTCTGCCCGACTATTCCATTCTGATCGACCGTGACGTGACCGACCTGCTTAATCTGGAGCAGCGGCTGCGGCAGGCGCAGAAAATGCAGGCCATCGGCACATTGGCAGGCGGCATTGCCCACGACTTCAACAACCTGCTGACCGCTATCCAGGGGTCGCTCGAACTGGTGCAGGACCTTGAGCCCCCCAAGGAGGCCTCGGTCTCCCGGTTGTATCAGAACGCCATGGATGCCGCCCGGCGGGGTGGAGTGCTGACACGCAAGCTGCTGGATTTCAGCCGCCCCCGGCATCTGGTGTGCCAGCGGGTGGATGTCCGCGCCATTATGGAAGACCTGCAAGGCTTCATGAAGCGCGGCAAGGTGCCAGAAGACGTGCGGCGTATGCTGGATGCGGAGCTTGAGGGCAACAGCCGTTTCAGCAGTGTGGATTTTGTCATGCCGGACGAGGCACTGCCCCCGGTCTGGACCGATGCCACCCAGCTTGAGTTGGCCGTGTTCAGTCTGTGCATCAACGCACTGGATGCCCAGCCCGAAGGGGGCAGCACCAGCGTGACCGTGCGCCAGGTTGCCCGCCTGCTTGGGCGGCCCGTGGGGCGTGACCACGCGGGGGCCTGGGTTGTCGTGCAGGTGCGTGACCGTGGCGTGGGCATGACTGAGGAAATGCGCGCACGTATTTTTGACCCGTTTTTTACAACCAAGGACGTCGGGCGCGGCACTGGGCTTGGTCTGTCCATGATCTATGGTTTCATCAGCCATTGCGGTGGCGAGGTCCGGGTTGAAAGCACGCCGGGTGGGGGCACCTCGGTTGAACTGTGGTTCCCTGCCATGGATGCGGAACTGGCTGAGGCCATGCCCGCACAGCAGGTCGAGCCTGTGCAGCCTGTTGTGCGGGTGGCTCCTGTCGCTGTCACAGGCCAGACGGTCCTTGTGGTGGATGATGAGCCGGGGGTGCGGGCTGTTACATCGGGCTTTCTCCAGCGTGCCGGGTATGCGGTTGTGCAGTCCGCCAGCGGGGCAGAGGCGTTGGAGGCCGTGGCGGCGCGTTCCGATATTGCCCTTGTGGTCATGGATGTGATGATGCCGGGCATGAATGGGGGGGAGGCCGCGCGCCGGATCCACCAGTTGCGGCCTGACCTGCCCGTTCTGTTTGTGACCGGGTATTCGGATATCGGGCTGCTGCCAGAAGACGTTGCCGTGCTGCACAAGCCCTATACGCGCGCTGCATTGCTGGAGGGCGTGCAGGCCATGCTGGTGGCATAG
- a CDS encoding ATP-binding response regulator: protein MDFLSCTVMLAGVDAATAVKFHDALTRRGLNVLRVADGRTVFAGFDEELPDLLVVPERLPDMSAAQLCHHLRLNTATRGIPVVVLVEAHDEASEREVLERGADVCFCMHDDPAYLLFRICTLLREYTADSAEREGITFRPPLVSVVAAPSGVVWTWPGQDADRQASTPPLVTMLLQSGQDAMLVEDPDRLDLTGVSPGCMQSDCVVIDLTCQTFDGLALARTIAAFRRRTRQCTRVLGVVERGQLTPERASMVFDAGMDDLVDADIGPELMLVRIASLVRRKTLQDEVRREEAHIESARARMALADALRRVNADLAAANRKLIDAQAKLVQSAKMASLGELAAGIAHEFNNPLAFVLAHENTVKRSMLQALDAVRHGDRAVAETALTKGAERLASSLVGLSRLRELVASLRRFSRLEEGEFRRLDVPEAIGMVLTLLAPKLGREIAVTCQLTAPPELVCQAALVNQVVMNIVSNAADAIQEKRDAARQTGGGSAPGRDRILIESLLVPRAGAGGLDYILRISDTGPGVPQELQERVFEPFFTTKPVGSGTGLGLATAYGVVQAHGGSIVITRSEALGGACFTIRVPYRAGEERRGEHVA from the coding sequence ATGGACTTTCTTTCCTGCACCGTGATGCTGGCTGGGGTGGACGCCGCCACCGCCGTAAAATTTCACGATGCACTCACCCGGCGTGGCCTCAACGTATTGCGGGTAGCGGACGGGCGCACGGTCTTTGCCGGGTTTGATGAGGAATTGCCCGATCTGCTGGTCGTGCCCGAGCGCCTGCCTGATATGTCGGCCGCCCAACTCTGCCACCACCTGCGGCTGAACACGGCCACGCGGGGTATTCCGGTCGTGGTGCTGGTTGAAGCACATGATGAGGCCAGTGAGCGCGAAGTGCTGGAGCGGGGGGCGGATGTCTGCTTTTGCATGCATGATGACCCCGCCTATCTGCTGTTTCGTATCTGCACACTGTTGCGCGAATACACGGCGGATTCTGCCGAGCGTGAGGGCATTACCTTCCGCCCGCCGCTGGTGTCGGTTGTGGCAGCCCCTTCCGGCGTTGTCTGGACATGGCCGGGGCAGGACGCCGACAGGCAGGCCTCAACGCCCCCGCTTGTCACTATGCTGCTGCAAAGTGGGCAGGACGCCATGCTGGTGGAAGACCCCGACAGGCTTGACCTGACAGGTGTCAGCCCCGGCTGCATGCAGTCCGACTGTGTGGTGATCGACCTGACGTGCCAGACCTTCGATGGTCTGGCTCTGGCTCGCACTATTGCCGCTTTCAGGCGGCGCACCCGGCAATGCACACGGGTGCTGGGCGTTGTCGAACGCGGGCAGTTAACCCCCGAGCGGGCCAGTATGGTGTTTGACGCCGGTATGGACGATCTGGTGGATGCCGATATCGGGCCGGAACTGATGCTGGTCCGTATTGCCTCCCTCGTCCGGCGCAAGACTTTGCAGGATGAAGTCCGCAGGGAGGAGGCACATATTGAAAGTGCCCGCGCCCGTATGGCGCTGGCCGATGCCCTGCGCCGCGTGAATGCTGATCTGGCAGCGGCTAACCGCAAGCTGATTGATGCCCAGGCCAAGCTGGTGCAGTCCGCCAAAATGGCATCGCTGGGTGAGCTCGCGGCGGGGATCGCGCATGAATTCAATAACCCGCTGGCGTTTGTTCTGGCGCATGAAAACACGGTCAAGCGCAGTATGCTCCAGGCGCTGGACGCCGTGCGCCATGGGGACAGGGCCGTGGCGGAAACCGCTTTGACAAAAGGGGCGGAACGTCTGGCGTCGTCTCTGGTCGGGCTGTCACGCCTGCGTGAACTGGTGGCCAGCCTGCGCCGCTTTTCACGGCTGGAGGAAGGCGAGTTCCGCCGTCTGGATGTGCCCGAGGCTATTGGCATGGTGCTGACCCTGCTGGCCCCCAAGCTTGGGCGGGAAATAGCCGTGACCTGCCAGTTGACCGCCCCGCCGGAACTGGTGTGTCAGGCCGCCCTGGTCAATCAGGTTGTGATGAATATTGTCAGCAACGCAGCGGATGCCATTCAGGAAAAGCGGGATGCCGCCCGCCAGACCGGAGGGGGCAGCGCGCCGGGCAGGGATCGAATCCTGATCGAATCCCTGCTTGTGCCTAGGGCGGGGGCAGGCGGGCTCGATTACATTCTGCGGATCAGCGATACCGGGCCGGGTGTGCCGCAGGAATTGCAGGAACGCGTTTTTGAACCATTTTTTACAACAAAACCGGTAGGTTCAGGGACAGGCCTGGGGCTGGCCACGGCGTATGGCGTTGTGCAGGCTCATGGCGGTAGTATTGTTATAACACGTTCGGAGGCTCTCGGTGGGGCCTGCTTTACAATCCGTGTCCCTTACAGAGCAGGAGAGGAGAGGCGCGGTGAACACGTTGCCTGA
- a CDS encoding zinc-ribbon domain-containing protein, which produces MKIVCPSCFAAYQVPEELLARRQTLKCSACGQTWRLSQPEQDTGAAVAAPEDVAAHHPAHEHEVEAPVAAAPVVDPIAADQPPESTADVPAEAQLVAESVAAQAEAPAHVEDTSEPVPPPSEPPLEVAEADVQAPPEAPPAAPEGATESPDAEPAPIPPPQDHVDEGASLPAAHEADTVPAEPQAEADVVLPESHVAADEGPSSERHVADTQPHAESEGLPHDEAPESPQAAELSVPDSVEQPPVDQTHTENVPEAVPVVVEEAAVPAEHGAPAVVPVAEGVPVATGQAVAVQAETALAVAPPVASGTDVAVSAGGAGGRTLAPSYRIPPAPIAALGADAPSLEAQRAIGAGVPVYRSSGGGLRAILLAPAFWRVAWCASIIVCLGVVYLVWGHWTAVVHAWPAAARLHIPG; this is translated from the coding sequence ATGAAGATTGTCTGCCCTTCCTGCTTTGCCGCGTATCAGGTGCCGGAAGAACTTCTTGCCAGACGCCAGACCCTGAAATGCTCTGCCTGCGGTCAGACATGGCGCCTGTCCCAGCCTGAGCAGGACACAGGGGCGGCAGTGGCTGCGCCAGAGGATGTGGCAGCCCACCACCCGGCGCATGAACATGAGGTAGAAGCGCCAGTCGCCGCAGCGCCTGTTGTGGACCCCATTGCCGCTGACCAGCCCCCTGAATCGACTGCGGACGTCCCGGCGGAAGCTCAGCTGGTTGCGGAGTCTGTTGCAGCGCAGGCCGAAGCTCCTGCGCATGTGGAAGATACCTCAGAGCCAGTCCCTCCACCCTCCGAGCCTCCACTAGAGGTGGCTGAGGCAGACGTTCAGGCCCCACCAGAAGCACCGCCAGCGGCCCCTGAGGGCGCTACGGAAAGCCCTGACGCCGAACCAGCGCCGATCCCGCCGCCGCAGGACCATGTCGATGAGGGTGCTTCCCTGCCTGCTGCGCATGAAGCAGATACGGTGCCGGCAGAGCCTCAGGCTGAAGCCGATGTGGTACTGCCAGAAAGTCATGTGGCGGCCGATGAAGGGCCATCTTCCGAACGTCATGTCGCTGACACCCAGCCCCATGCCGAGAGCGAAGGGTTGCCGCATGATGAGGCCCCCGAAAGCCCCCAGGCCGCAGAGCTTTCGGTCCCGGATAGTGTAGAGCAGCCCCCGGTCGATCAGACGCATACGGAAAATGTGCCTGAGGCAGTGCCGGTTGTTGTCGAAGAGGCCGCTGTGCCAGCCGAGCACGGCGCACCAGCTGTCGTGCCAGTGGCAGAGGGTGTGCCGGTTGCGACAGGTCAGGCCGTGGCCGTGCAGGCCGAGACGGCTCTGGCTGTTGCGCCGCCCGTTGCGTCGGGTACGGATGTGGCCGTGTCGGCAGGTGGGGCAGGCGGCAGAACTCTGGCGCCTTCCTACAGGATTCCACCTGCTCCTATAGCTGCGCTGGGGGCTGACGCGCCAAGTCTGGAGGCTCAGCGGGCCATTGGGGCAGGGGTGCCGGTATATCGGAGTTCAGGGGGTGGCTTGCGCGCCATTCTGCTGGCCCCCGCCTTCTGGCGCGTTGCCTGGTGTGCAAGCATTATCGTTTGTCTCGGCGTGGTTTATCTGGTCTGGGGGCATTGGACGGCTGTTGTCCATGCCTGGCCTGCCGCAGCGCGGTTGCATATTCCGGGCTGA
- a CDS encoding cell division ATP-binding protein FtsE yields the protein MIQLDNVSWRRGRKDSIPTLSHLSFTVPQGGFRWLLGPSGAGKSSLLGLMHLESLPSDGRMQVLGHEVTLHTRRPALVRLRQRIGMVHQDFRLMPDLSVADNVALPLRLQHYPEETIQAEVSAILRWVGLGGHAGIPASHLSGGEQQRTAIARAIIHRPGLILADEPTNALEESQAHRLLDMFAELSALGTTVIMATHNESLVRRLERPALYLERGQMAQTAEWVA from the coding sequence ATGATCCAGCTTGACAATGTTTCTTGGCGGCGGGGCAGAAAAGACAGCATTCCCACCTTGTCGCACCTGTCCTTCACGGTTCCCCAAGGGGGGTTCCGGTGGCTGCTGGGGCCGTCCGGAGCTGGCAAAAGCAGCCTGCTGGGGCTGATGCACCTTGAAAGCCTGCCCTCGGACGGGCGCATGCAGGTGCTGGGCCATGAAGTCACCTTACACACCCGACGCCCCGCCCTAGTGCGGCTGAGGCAGAGAATCGGCATGGTACATCAGGACTTCCGGCTTATGCCTGACCTGTCAGTTGCCGATAATGTCGCCCTGCCCCTGCGCCTCCAACACTATCCGGAAGAAACAATCCAGGCGGAAGTCAGCGCCATTTTACGCTGGGTCGGGCTTGGGGGTCATGCGGGCATTCCTGCATCCCACCTGTCGGGCGGGGAGCAGCAGCGCACAGCCATTGCGCGCGCGATTATCCACCGTCCGGGCCTGATTCTGGCCGATGAACCCACCAACGCCCTTGAGGAAAGTCAGGCCCACCGCCTGCTGGACATGTTTGCTGAGCTCAGCGCCCTGGGCACCACCGTCATTATGGCCACCCACAACGAATCCCTTGTACGGCGGCTGGAACGTCCGGCACTGTATCTGGAGCGCGGTCAGATGGCCCAGACCGCCGAGTGGGTGGCGTAA
- a CDS encoding cell division protein FtsX — MALFRRRRDGLSLSEALPDRSLFALVAMMGFLAAMTLAGASGAQGLSHRWAAGAAGLVTVQVPDPDLPAHGGDDTQPPKRIDAVLDALASLPQGTRTHRLEQDEINQLLAPWLGKADHSALPLPAVIRINLPPDTSLPATLEQTLGQLTPGVMIEQNALWSQRLHDLATSLLACSWLALLTVGGIGVVITALATRSGLTSRWEIIQTLHGLGASDGYIAGRFARRTASLGLGGGITGTVLACLPLFVLVRLILPFSQPALPTAPPLHDPLHSAELQTLLDSLPQGLVAGLALLPIASAAICWLTTQIMVRLWLRNLP; from the coding sequence ATGGCCCTGTTCAGAAGGCGCAGGGACGGGCTTTCCCTCTCCGAAGCACTGCCAGACCGCAGCCTGTTTGCTCTGGTGGCCATGATGGGCTTTCTGGCAGCCATGACCCTTGCCGGAGCCAGCGGCGCACAGGGGCTGTCCCACCGCTGGGCGGCGGGAGCTGCCGGGCTGGTTACCGTACAAGTGCCCGACCCTGATCTGCCCGCCCATGGAGGGGATGACACCCAGCCCCCCAAGCGGATTGACGCCGTGCTGGATGCCCTCGCCAGCCTGCCACAAGGCACCCGCACCCACCGGCTGGAGCAGGATGAGATCAACCAGTTGCTGGCCCCATGGCTTGGCAAGGCCGACCACTCGGCCCTGCCCCTGCCTGCGGTCATCCGCATCAACCTGCCGCCTGACACCAGCCTGCCCGCAACGCTGGAGCAGACACTGGGGCAACTGACCCCCGGCGTCATGATTGAACAGAATGCGCTGTGGAGCCAACGCCTGCACGATCTGGCGACCAGCCTGCTGGCCTGCTCCTGGCTGGCACTGCTGACCGTTGGCGGCATTGGCGTTGTTATTACCGCGCTGGCGACGCGCAGCGGCCTGACCTCCCGCTGGGAGATCATCCAGACCCTGCACGGGCTGGGTGCCTCGGACGGCTATATTGCCGGACGATTTGCCCGGCGCACGGCCTCACTTGGTCTGGGTGGCGGCATAACAGGCACAGTGCTGGCCTGCCTGCCGCTGTTTGTGCTGGTCCGCTTGATCCTACCCTTCAGCCAGCCCGCCCTGCCGACAGCCCCTCCACTCCACGACCCGTTGCACAGTGCGGAGCTTCAGACCCTGCTGGATAGCCTGCCACAGGGGCTGGTCGCGGGCTTGGCGCTGCTGCCCATTGCCTCGGCCGCAATCTGCTGGCTGACAACCCAGATCATGGTTCGGCTATGGCTGCGAAACCTGCCATAG
- a CDS encoding YdcF family protein: MAAKPAIAPNRWRRLARKAARLVLALTATSTIALAGGFGWFVYDARRSPPDTLPHADGIVALTGGTGRIEASLRLLAHDQGQQLLISGVASQTPLSALLPHSAPPGLAARVTPGYRAHSTIENAAETAAWVNATHIHSLIVVTAGYHMRRAVLELGRTLPDVTLYPYPVIPPALQHPFRPATIKLLGMEYLKWLGALAGLAHRPQA; the protein is encoded by the coding sequence ATGGCTGCGAAACCTGCCATAGCGCCTAACCGCTGGCGCAGACTGGCGCGCAAGGCTGCGCGCCTGGTGCTGGCCCTGACGGCCACCAGCACAATAGCGCTGGCTGGCGGATTTGGCTGGTTTGTTTACGATGCCCGACGCTCCCCCCCCGATACCCTCCCCCATGCGGACGGCATTGTCGCGCTGACAGGTGGGACAGGCAGGATTGAGGCCTCACTCCGTCTGCTGGCCCATGATCAGGGCCAGCAATTGCTGATTTCGGGCGTGGCGTCACAAACACCGCTGAGCGCGCTTTTGCCCCATTCCGCCCCACCCGGGCTTGCCGCCCGTGTGACACCTGGTTACCGGGCACATTCAACCATAGAAAACGCGGCAGAGACCGCAGCGTGGGTCAATGCTACCCACATCCATAGCCTGATTGTTGTGACCGCAGGCTACCACATGCGGCGGGCGGTGCTGGAACTGGGCCGCACCCTGCCCGATGTCACACTGTACCCCTACCCGGTTATTCCCCCCGCCTTGCAGCATCCCTTTCGCCCCGCGACCATCAAGCTGCTGGGTATGGAATATCTGAAATGGCTGGGTGCGTTAGCCGGTCTGGCCCATAGACCACAGGCCTGA